In Streptomyces sp. NBC_00704, a genomic segment contains:
- a CDS encoding DUF4389 domain-containing protein, with amino-acid sequence MSPSVAKPDSPVRVTARLDAPLSRWLWLVKWILVIPHCVVLFFLWIAFTVVTVIAFFSILFTERYPRALFDFNLGVLRWSWRVAYYSYGALATDRYPPFSLGEEPDYPARLDIAYPERLSRGLVLVKWWLLAIPQYIVVSFFVGGRHLGWWTGGLVDVLALIAAVVLAFTEKYPRDLFDLVTGLNRWVLRVAAYATLMTDVYPPFRLDMGGAEPDDPRPPR; translated from the coding sequence ATGAGCCCTTCGGTCGCCAAGCCCGACAGTCCGGTCCGGGTCACCGCCCGGCTCGACGCACCGCTCTCCCGCTGGCTGTGGCTGGTGAAGTGGATCCTGGTCATTCCGCACTGCGTGGTGCTGTTCTTCCTCTGGATCGCCTTCACCGTCGTCACCGTGATCGCCTTCTTCTCCATCCTGTTCACCGAGCGCTACCCCCGCGCCCTCTTCGACTTCAACCTGGGCGTGCTGCGGTGGAGTTGGCGAGTCGCCTACTACTCCTACGGCGCACTGGCCACCGACCGCTACCCGCCCTTCAGCCTGGGCGAGGAGCCGGACTACCCCGCACGCCTGGACATCGCGTATCCCGAGCGTCTCTCGCGGGGCCTGGTCCTGGTGAAGTGGTGGCTGCTGGCCATCCCGCAGTACATCGTCGTCAGCTTCTTCGTCGGAGGCCGGCACCTCGGCTGGTGGACGGGCGGACTCGTGGACGTGCTCGCCCTGATCGCCGCCGTCGTCCTCGCCTTCACGGAGAAGTACCCGCGGGACCTCTTCGACCTGGTCACGGGCCTGAACCGATGGGTGCTGCGCGTCGCCGCCTACGCCACCCTGATGACGGACGTCTATCCGCCGTTCCGTCTCGACATGGGAGGCGCCGAACCCGACGACCCCCGGCCGCCGCGATGA
- a CDS encoding MMPL family transporter, with protein sequence MSPLARWCHRHRLAVVLAWVGLLLALGAGVGAAGSAFGNSPTSQDTDSARATALLQQASDSAAGKSGRVVWQVDGGEVTEPAAEKAMTGTLNGIADAPGVAAVTSPYTPVGKGQISKDGRTAYATVAFDQDVSDAQIDHVEALATEPETGSLHIALNGQAFTVNPEPNALADAMGIVLAFIVLLFVFRAVWVAALPIITAIIGVGTSAVTVMLLSHLITLSDTTLTLGSLIGLGVGIDYALFIVNRHRANLMSGMSVAESVAKSLNTSGRAVVFAGLTVVVALLGMLTLNVGIINGMAIGAAVTVVLTVLAAITLLPAMLGLIGPRVLSRKERRETAGGTQPRSSGRAGAWGRWAERVQARPKTLGLVALAVLTALAFPTLSLRLGASDDGNLPTSSTNRQAYDMIADGFGPGFNGPLVLAVQAPTAADKAAEAKLVTALGKVDGVASANAAPMKDGQTVGVVSVVPTTSPQSEATSDLIHHLRDDVIPQAEQGTSMKVYVGGVTASNDDFASVLMGKLPFFVLVIAALGFLLLTVAFRSLLIPAVGAVLNILSIGVAFGAIVVVFQYGFGAGLLGLGAGGPIESFVPILVVGIMFGLSMDYQVFLVSRMREEWAHTGDSHRAVRVGQAETGKVIAVAATIMVCVFGSFVFGGMRVISEFGVSLAVAVAADALLIRMMVVPALMHLCGKANWWLPRSLDKALPNVSVEGPADQPAQPHAVPERTTAGLAN encoded by the coding sequence ATGTCCCCTCTCGCCCGCTGGTGTCACAGGCACCGGCTCGCCGTCGTCCTGGCCTGGGTGGGCCTGTTGCTCGCCCTGGGGGCCGGGGTCGGCGCCGCCGGCAGCGCCTTCGGCAACAGCCCGACCTCGCAGGACACCGACTCGGCCAGGGCCACGGCCCTGCTGCAGCAGGCCTCCGACAGCGCCGCGGGCAAGAGCGGCCGAGTGGTCTGGCAGGTGGACGGCGGCGAGGTCACCGAGCCCGCCGCCGAGAAGGCGATGACCGGCACGCTCAACGGTATCGCCGACGCACCGGGCGTCGCCGCGGTGACCAGCCCCTACACCCCTGTCGGCAAGGGACAGATCAGCAAGGACGGCAGGACCGCCTACGCGACGGTCGCGTTCGACCAGGACGTCTCGGACGCCCAGATCGACCACGTGGAGGCACTCGCCACCGAACCGGAGACGGGGAGCCTGCACATCGCCCTCAACGGGCAGGCGTTCACCGTCAACCCGGAGCCGAACGCGCTCGCCGACGCCATGGGCATCGTCCTCGCCTTCATCGTGCTGCTCTTCGTCTTCCGGGCTGTCTGGGTGGCGGCGCTCCCCATCATCACGGCCATCATCGGAGTCGGCACCTCCGCGGTCACGGTGATGCTGCTCAGCCACCTCATCACGCTCTCCGACACCACGCTGACCCTCGGCTCACTGATCGGCCTGGGCGTGGGCATCGACTACGCCCTGTTCATCGTCAACCGCCACCGCGCCAACCTGATGTCGGGCATGAGCGTCGCCGAGTCGGTCGCCAAGTCCCTCAACACCTCCGGCCGGGCCGTGGTCTTCGCCGGACTCACCGTCGTCGTCGCGCTGCTCGGCATGCTCACCCTGAACGTGGGCATCATCAACGGCATGGCCATCGGCGCCGCCGTCACCGTGGTGCTGACCGTCCTGGCCGCCATCACCCTGCTGCCGGCGATGCTCGGCCTGATCGGTCCACGCGTCCTCAGCCGCAAGGAGCGCCGCGAGACGGCCGGCGGGACACAGCCGCGTTCCTCGGGCCGCGCCGGGGCGTGGGGCCGGTGGGCCGAGCGGGTGCAGGCCAGGCCCAAGACCCTGGGTCTCGTCGCTCTCGCCGTGCTGACGGCGCTCGCGTTCCCGACGCTCTCCCTGCGCCTCGGCGCGTCCGACGACGGCAACCTGCCCACGTCCTCGACGAACCGTCAGGCGTACGACATGATCGCCGACGGCTTCGGCCCCGGCTTCAACGGCCCGCTCGTCCTGGCCGTCCAGGCACCCACCGCCGCCGACAAGGCAGCCGAGGCGAAGCTGGTCACCGCGCTCGGAAAGGTCGACGGTGTCGCCAGTGCCAACGCCGCGCCCATGAAGGACGGGCAAACCGTCGGAGTGGTCTCCGTCGTCCCGACGACCTCCCCACAGTCCGAAGCCACCTCCGACCTGATCCACCACCTGCGTGACGACGTGATCCCGCAAGCCGAGCAGGGCACGTCGATGAAGGTCTACGTGGGCGGTGTCACCGCGAGCAACGACGACTTCGCGTCGGTCCTGATGGGCAAGCTGCCCTTCTTCGTGCTGGTGATCGCCGCGCTCGGCTTCCTCCTGCTGACCGTCGCCTTCCGCAGCCTGCTCATCCCGGCGGTCGGCGCCGTGCTCAACATCCTCAGCATCGGAGTGGCGTTCGGCGCGATCGTGGTCGTCTTCCAGTACGGCTTCGGCGCCGGACTGCTCGGACTCGGCGCCGGCGGACCGATCGAGTCGTTCGTGCCGATCCTGGTCGTCGGCATCATGTTCGGCCTGTCCATGGACTACCAGGTCTTCCTCGTCAGCCGGATGCGCGAGGAGTGGGCCCACACCGGTGACAGCCACCGCGCGGTCCGGGTCGGGCAGGCCGAGACCGGCAAGGTCATCGCCGTGGCCGCCACCATCATGGTCTGCGTCTTCGGCTCCTTCGTGTTCGGCGGCATGCGGGTGATCTCCGAGTTCGGGGTCAGCCTCGCGGTGGCGGTCGCCGCGGACGCCCTGCTGATCCGCATGATGGTCGTCCCCGCCCTCATGCACCTGTGCGGGAAGGCCAACTGGTGGCTGCCCCGCAGTCTCGACAAGGCACTGCCCAACGTGTCCGTGGAAGGCCCTGCCGACCAGCCGGCGCAGCCGCACGCGGTGCCGGAACGCACCACCGCCGGCCTGGCCAACTGA
- a CDS encoding alpha/beta fold hydrolase, with product MQSEPSAELRHRTIECPAGRLHLVEQGAGPLVLLVHGFPESWYSWRRQLPALAAAGYRAVAIDVRGYGRSSKPATTDAYRMLDLVEDNVAVVRALGEQTAVVVGHDWGSNIAAASALLHPEVFRAVGLLSVPYAPPGGPRPTDIFGQIGGPEQEFYVSYFQEPGRAEAEIEPDVRGWLAGFYAALSADTMPAQGEPDPHFVAHGGRLSDRFPAGTLPGWLGEDDLDVYAGEFERTGLTGALNRYRTMDRDWEDLAPHRGAPIKQPSLFIGGALDASTTWLADAIEAYPTTLPGLSASHLLDGCGHWIQQERPEEVNRLLTDWLATLQG from the coding sequence ATGCAGTCCGAGCCGTCCGCCGAGCTCCGCCACCGCACCATCGAGTGCCCGGCCGGACGCCTGCACCTGGTCGAGCAGGGGGCCGGCCCGCTGGTTCTGCTCGTGCACGGGTTCCCCGAGTCCTGGTACTCCTGGCGCCGCCAGCTCCCCGCCCTCGCCGCGGCCGGGTACCGGGCGGTGGCGATCGACGTGCGCGGCTACGGCCGCTCTTCCAAGCCGGCGACGACCGACGCCTACCGGATGCTCGACCTGGTGGAGGACAACGTCGCCGTCGTGCGCGCACTCGGCGAGCAGACGGCGGTGGTCGTCGGCCACGACTGGGGCTCCAACATCGCCGCCGCCTCCGCCCTGCTCCACCCCGAGGTCTTCCGCGCCGTCGGCCTGCTGAGCGTCCCCTACGCGCCGCCCGGCGGCCCCCGCCCCACCGACATCTTCGGCCAGATCGGCGGCCCCGAGCAGGAGTTCTACGTCTCCTACTTCCAGGAGCCCGGCCGCGCCGAAGCGGAGATCGAGCCCGACGTCCGGGGCTGGCTCGCCGGCTTCTACGCGGCTCTGTCGGCCGACACCATGCCCGCCCAGGGCGAACCCGACCCGCACTTCGTCGCCCACGGCGGCCGGCTGAGCGACCGCTTCCCCGCCGGCACCCTCCCTGGCTGGCTGGGCGAGGACGACCTCGACGTGTACGCCGGGGAGTTCGAGCGCACCGGCCTGACCGGCGCCCTGAACCGCTACCGCACCATGGACCGCGACTGGGAGGACCTCGCCCCGCACCGCGGTGCCCCGATCAAGCAGCCCTCCCTGTTCATCGGCGGCGCCCTGGACGCCTCCACCACCTGGTTGGCCGACGCCATCGAGGCTTACCCCACCACGCTCCCCGGCCTGTCCGCCTCTCATCTCCTGGACGGCTGTGGCCACTGGATCCAGCAGGAGCGCCCCGAGGAGGTCAACCGTCTGCTGACCGACTGGCTCGCCACCCTCCAGGGCTGA
- a CDS encoding sensor histidine kinase — translation MELPMVWRQWLARHDRIRDALPAVPLIVIAVAATAVGPSHWHEPRWDEVVWTALTCVPLAFRSRRPLGVALFTLAGDLTLMAVASRISPTPGASLVALYTLALLGNRRTAWIVGSLAAVAITGVYAATHAQSVVGGPGLLRFDLAIAATALGRTVLNRRQNLAAARERVEHAERTREEEARRRVTEERVRIARDLHDVVTHHITLVNAQAGVAHHLMRANPEQAYAALAHIKDNSRAALDELRATVGLLRQPDDAPGSRAPIATLADLDALVSGFRASGMPVSVARTGDPSPMAPATELTAYRIIQEALTNTHKHASATRTAVVLDYGVHALRITVTDDGRPGAPKGAGTGHGLIGMRERATAIGGTVTAGPRPEGGFQVVADLPLSLAPAAV, via the coding sequence ATGGAACTGCCCATGGTGTGGCGACAGTGGCTGGCTCGTCATGACCGGATCAGAGACGCGCTGCCCGCCGTTCCGCTGATCGTGATCGCCGTGGCGGCGACCGCCGTCGGCCCGTCCCACTGGCACGAGCCACGGTGGGACGAGGTGGTGTGGACGGCGCTGACGTGCGTGCCGCTGGCCTTCCGGAGTCGCCGGCCCCTGGGCGTCGCCCTCTTCACCCTGGCAGGCGACCTCACACTGATGGCCGTCGCCTCACGCATCTCGCCGACACCGGGGGCGAGTCTCGTCGCCCTGTACACCCTCGCCCTCCTCGGCAACCGGCGCACCGCGTGGATCGTCGGTTCCTTGGCGGCCGTGGCGATCACTGGTGTCTACGCCGCGACCCACGCGCAGTCCGTGGTGGGGGGTCCCGGCCTGCTGCGGTTCGACCTCGCGATCGCGGCCACCGCGCTCGGCCGCACCGTCCTCAACCGCCGCCAGAACCTCGCGGCGGCCAGGGAACGCGTGGAACACGCCGAACGCACGCGGGAGGAAGAAGCCCGGCGCCGGGTCACGGAGGAACGCGTGCGCATCGCGCGCGACCTGCACGACGTGGTCACCCACCACATCACCCTGGTCAACGCCCAGGCTGGGGTGGCCCACCACCTCATGCGCGCCAACCCGGAACAGGCCTACGCGGCGCTGGCCCACATCAAGGACAACAGCCGCGCCGCGCTCGACGAACTGCGCGCCACCGTCGGTCTGCTGCGTCAGCCCGACGACGCGCCCGGCTCGCGTGCCCCCATCGCGACCCTGGCCGATCTCGATGCCCTGGTCAGCGGGTTCCGGGCGAGCGGGATGCCCGTGTCGGTGGCCCGCACCGGCGATCCGTCGCCAATGGCACCCGCGACCGAGCTGACCGCCTACCGGATCATCCAGGAAGCACTCACCAACACGCACAAGCACGCCTCCGCGACCCGGACCGCGGTGGTGCTGGACTACGGGGTGCACGCGCTCCGGATCACCGTCACCGACGACGGGCGGCCAGGCGCGCCCAAGGGCGCGGGAACCGGCCACGGGCTGATCGGGATGCGCGAACGGGCCACCGCCATCGGCGGTACCGTGACCGCTGGGCCGCGGCCCGAGGGGGGCTTCCAGGTCGTCGCCGACCTGCCGCTCTCGCTCGCCCCCGCCGCTGTCTGA
- a CDS encoding CBS domain-containing protein has translation MSTSVPRVNRDTGFEEIARQLAEYDITAVPVFDSERGVGAVSEADPLRKEAAHLNPAGLVPAAPHAKPLPAKRRRRRRPKGC, from the coding sequence ATGTCCACATCGGTCCCCCGGGTGAACCGGGACACCGGCTTCGAGGAGATCGCCAGGCAACTTGCCGAATACGACATCACCGCCGTACCCGTCTTCGACAGCGAGCGCGGCGTGGGCGCGGTCTCCGAGGCGGACCCGCTGCGCAAGGAGGCCGCACACCTGAACCCCGCCGGCCTGGTGCCGGCGGCCCCGCACGCGAAGCCCCTTCCCGCGAAGAGGCGGAGGCGACGACGACCGAAGGGCTGCTGA
- a CDS encoding response regulator transcription factor has protein sequence MAIRVLLADDQALLRGTFRLLIDAQPDMEVVGEASNGREAVRLARSERADVVVMDIRMPELDGIEATRLIAQDEDLAGVKVLVLTTFEEDDLVVEALRAGASGFLGKGVEPAHLLDAVRLVAAGEALLSPAATRGLIARVLAHPAPGDLVDPRRLATLTPREQEVLTLVGSGLANDEIAERLFVTPVTVKTHANRAMAKLGARDRAQLVVIAYETGLVRAGERRG, from the coding sequence ATGGCCATTCGCGTCCTGCTCGCCGACGACCAGGCTCTGCTCCGGGGCACGTTCCGGCTCCTCATCGACGCACAGCCCGACATGGAGGTCGTCGGGGAGGCCTCCAACGGGCGGGAGGCGGTGCGGCTGGCCCGGTCCGAGCGTGCCGATGTCGTGGTCATGGACATCCGGATGCCCGAGCTGGACGGCATCGAGGCCACCCGGCTGATCGCCCAGGACGAGGACCTGGCCGGAGTCAAGGTCCTCGTCCTGACCACCTTCGAGGAGGACGACCTCGTCGTAGAGGCCCTCCGAGCCGGCGCGAGCGGCTTCCTGGGCAAAGGGGTCGAACCGGCGCACCTTCTCGACGCCGTCCGGCTCGTGGCCGCCGGCGAGGCGTTGCTCTCCCCCGCAGCCACCAGGGGCCTCATCGCCCGCGTCCTGGCCCACCCTGCCCCCGGTGACCTCGTCGACCCCCGCAGGCTGGCCACTCTGACTCCCCGGGAACAGGAAGTGCTGACCCTGGTGGGCTCCGGCCTGGCCAACGACGAGATCGCCGAACGCCTCTTCGTCACCCCGGTCACCGTCAAGACCCACGCCAACCGGGCCATGGCCAAGCTCGGCGCCCGCGACCGGGCTCAGCTGGTCGTCATCGCCTACGAGACCGGCTTGGTGCGCGCGGGAGAACGACGGGGCTGA
- a CDS encoding glycoside hydrolase family 65 protein yields the protein MSDWTWEYEGYDPAAEQLREALCTLGNGYFATRGAVPECRAGLTHYPATYAAGVYDRLESTVAGRRVVNEDLVNLPNWLLLRFRLRPADGTAGPWFAPDTRRPTGHRHVLDLRRATLTRTFRFRDDAGRVLGVEQVRIVHMADPHLAALRTVFTAENWSGQIEIESGLDAEVINGNVHRYRALENRHVTRVHTGAREPRTIWLTCRTRSSDVGVALAARTVVGGPSPASSQVGTARHRAVHRLAVPVVPGRPVTVDKTVALHTSRDAAISDPLEAALDRVSTAGDFPALLSCHAAAWERLWRRAEIEVPGRAGRVLRLHLFHVLQTLSPHTADLDVGVPARGLHGEAYRGHVFWDELFVLPYLNLHFPEVSRELLNYRYRRLTRACRSAAAVGRRGAMYPWQSGSDGREETQERHLNPRSGRWLPDHSRLQHHVGSAVAYNVWQYCEATGDAEFLHTKGAEMLLQIARFWADIAVQDPATGRYRIRGVVGPDEYHDSYPGAALPGLDDNAYTNVMAAWVLARALDLVGRLPVWRRDELLGRIRLDGDELPRWEDVSRRLTVPFHEGVISQFAGYGELAELDWDAYRERYDDIRRLDRILEAENDTVNRYKASKQADVLMLGYLFSPAELRGLFRRLGYDLDDEVWRRTVDYYLRRTSHGSTLSGLVHGLVLARARRADAWRYIQEALEADIADIQGGTTGEGIHLGAMAGTLDLVQRGLTGLETREGALWLDPVPLPALSEYGFSLRYRGHWGVSVRRRSGRLRVGVPDSEESSIRVVLPDRAVTVAPGETCTLELNEEGSARPGRQDPGPD from the coding sequence ATGTCGGACTGGACGTGGGAGTACGAGGGGTACGACCCCGCCGCCGAGCAGTTGCGCGAAGCCCTGTGCACCCTCGGCAACGGCTACTTCGCCACGCGCGGCGCGGTGCCCGAGTGCCGGGCGGGCCTGACCCACTACCCGGCCACCTACGCCGCCGGGGTCTACGACCGCCTGGAGTCGACCGTGGCAGGACGCCGGGTGGTCAACGAGGACCTGGTGAACCTCCCGAACTGGCTCCTCCTGAGATTCCGCCTCCGCCCCGCCGACGGGACGGCGGGCCCGTGGTTCGCCCCCGACACCCGTCGGCCGACCGGCCACCGGCACGTTCTGGACCTGCGCCGGGCCACGCTGACGCGCACCTTCCGGTTCCGCGACGACGCGGGGCGCGTGCTGGGCGTCGAGCAGGTCCGAATCGTGCACATGGCCGATCCTCATCTGGCAGCCCTGCGGACGGTGTTCACGGCCGAGAACTGGTCCGGCCAGATCGAGATCGAGTCCGGCCTCGACGCCGAAGTGATCAACGGCAACGTGCACCGGTACCGCGCCCTCGAAAACCGCCATGTCACCCGCGTGCACACAGGGGCGCGGGAGCCCCGGACGATCTGGCTGACCTGCCGGACCAGGTCCTCGGACGTCGGCGTCGCCCTGGCCGCCCGGACGGTCGTCGGCGGACCGTCGCCCGCTTCGTCGCAGGTCGGGACCGCCCGCCACCGCGCCGTGCACCGCCTGGCGGTCCCGGTGGTGCCGGGCCGCCCCGTGACCGTGGACAAGACCGTGGCACTGCACACCTCACGCGACGCCGCCATCAGCGACCCGCTCGAGGCAGCGCTCGACCGGGTGTCCACGGCGGGGGACTTCCCGGCCCTGCTGAGCTGTCATGCCGCGGCCTGGGAGCGGCTGTGGCGGCGAGCGGAGATCGAGGTGCCCGGCAGGGCCGGCCGCGTCCTGCGCCTCCACCTCTTCCACGTCCTGCAGACGCTGTCGCCGCACACCGCGGACCTGGACGTGGGAGTCCCGGCCCGGGGACTGCACGGCGAGGCGTACCGGGGCCACGTCTTCTGGGACGAGCTGTTCGTCCTGCCCTACCTCAACCTGCACTTCCCGGAAGTCTCCCGAGAGCTGCTGAACTACCGCTACCGGCGTCTGACACGGGCCTGCCGGTCTGCCGCCGCGGTCGGCCGGCGTGGCGCGATGTACCCGTGGCAGAGCGGCAGCGACGGCCGTGAGGAGACCCAGGAACGGCATCTCAACCCCCGCTCCGGGCGCTGGCTGCCGGACCACTCCCGGCTCCAGCACCACGTGGGCTCGGCCGTCGCCTACAACGTGTGGCAGTACTGCGAGGCAACCGGAGACGCCGAGTTCCTGCACACCAAGGGCGCTGAGATGCTCTTGCAGATCGCCCGTTTCTGGGCGGATATCGCGGTCCAGGACCCCGCCACGGGCCGGTACCGCATCCGCGGTGTCGTCGGCCCCGACGAATACCACGACTCCTACCCCGGCGCCGCCCTGCCGGGCCTGGACGACAACGCGTACACCAACGTCATGGCCGCCTGGGTCCTCGCGCGCGCCCTGGATCTCGTGGGGCGCCTGCCCGTGTGGCGCAGGGACGAACTGCTCGGCCGCATCAGGCTGGACGGCGATGAGCTCCCGAGGTGGGAGGACGTCTCCCGGCGGCTGACGGTGCCGTTCCACGAGGGCGTCATCAGCCAGTTCGCGGGCTACGGCGAGCTCGCCGAGCTGGACTGGGACGCCTACCGGGAGCGGTACGACGACATCCGGCGACTGGACCGGATCCTGGAGGCGGAGAACGACACGGTCAACCGCTACAAGGCGTCGAAGCAGGCCGACGTCCTGATGCTCGGCTACCTCTTCTCACCGGCCGAGCTACGGGGCCTGTTCCGGCGTCTCGGGTACGACCTGGACGACGAGGTCTGGCGCAGGACCGTCGACTACTACCTCCGGCGCACCAGCCACGGCTCCACGCTCAGCGGGCTGGTCCACGGCCTCGTCCTCGCCAGGGCCAGACGAGCCGACGCCTGGCGGTACATCCAGGAGGCGCTGGAGGCCGACATCGCCGACATCCAGGGCGGCACGACCGGGGAGGGCATTCATCTCGGAGCCATGGCCGGAACCCTCGACCTGGTCCAGCGGGGCCTGACGGGACTGGAGACGCGCGAAGGCGCCCTGTGGCTCGACCCGGTGCCGCTGCCGGCGCTCTCCGAGTACGGCTTCTCGCTGCGCTACCGCGGCCACTGGGGCGTTTCCGTCCGGCGCCGGAGCGGACGTCTGCGGGTCGGCGTACCCGACTCGGAGGAGTCGTCCATCCGTGTCGTACTCCCCGACCGGGCCGTCACCGTCGCTCCGGGCGAGACCTGCACACTGGAGCTGAACGAGGAAGGGTCCGCCCGGCCGGGCAGGCAGGACCCTGGTCCTGACTGA
- a CDS encoding urease accessory protein UreD, with amino-acid sequence MSPASQLAAARATSEPDVPPTGVGVPAGHPDGLRATARIRAVHNGRVTTLPQLHSDGPFHLRRLRTASNAATVGIISAMSAPLGGDRLTLDITAEDRAELEITTAAATLALRGPTTDAATYDVRLTVGEHARLRWLPQHLISAAGSNLRQTYAVELAATSRLVLREEQLLGRAGEEPGHLVTRILVHRAGRPLLDQHTAYGAPEPGWDGPAVLNGYRAVGQLLIVDPRLDVREDPVLLGGEGTKDGCAVLAPLAGGPALLATAVAPTTSRLRDLLDQAHAHALAL; translated from the coding sequence ATGAGCCCTGCTTCCCAACTCGCCGCCGCCCGGGCAACGTCCGAGCCCGATGTGCCCCCGACCGGTGTCGGGGTGCCCGCCGGGCACCCCGACGGCTTACGGGCCACGGCCCGCATCCGCGCCGTCCACAACGGACGCGTCACCACCCTCCCGCAACTGCACAGCGACGGCCCCTTCCACCTGCGGCGCCTGCGCACCGCCAGCAACGCCGCCACCGTGGGGATCATCAGTGCGATGAGCGCCCCCTTGGGCGGCGACCGGCTCACCCTCGACATCACCGCCGAGGACCGGGCCGAACTGGAGATCACCACAGCCGCCGCCACACTTGCCCTGCGCGGCCCCACCACCGACGCAGCCACCTACGACGTGCGCCTCACCGTCGGAGAGCACGCCCGTCTGCGCTGGCTGCCGCAGCACCTGATCAGCGCGGCCGGCAGCAACCTGCGCCAGACGTACGCCGTCGAACTCGCCGCCACCTCCCGCCTGGTGCTGCGAGAAGAACAGCTCCTGGGCCGGGCCGGCGAGGAACCCGGCCACCTCGTCACCCGGATCCTGGTCCACCGCGCAGGACGCCCTCTCCTCGACCAGCACACCGCCTACGGAGCCCCGGAACCCGGCTGGGACGGCCCGGCCGTCCTGAACGGGTACCGCGCCGTCGGCCAGCTCCTCATCGTGGACCCGCGCCTCGACGTCCGAGAAGACCCCGTCCTGCTCGGCGGCGAAGGCACCAAGGACGGATGCGCCGTCCTCGCCCCTCTGGCAGGCGGCCCCGCGCTGCTCGCCACCGCCGTCGCACCCACCACCTCAAGGCTGCGAGACCTGCTCGACCAAGCGCACGCACATGCTCTCGCCCTATAG
- a CDS encoding response regulator transcription factor, which translates to MPEQPRAFSEQNPIRVFLLDDHEVVRRGLADLLEAEPDISVIGDAGTVDHALARGPALRPDVAVLDVRLPDGDGISVCRELRSQMPELACLMLTSFDDEEALLDAIMAGASGYVLKQIKGSDLVSAVRTVASGQSMLDPATTARLMRSLRADPADTPAVPSELASLSPRERDILALIGEGLTNREIGKKLYLSEKTVKNHISRLLAKLGVQRRVQAAVIVSHLEQPQAGEHRTG; encoded by the coding sequence ATGCCGGAGCAGCCGCGCGCCTTCAGCGAACAGAACCCGATCCGGGTGTTCCTGCTGGACGACCACGAGGTCGTCCGCCGTGGCCTGGCCGACCTCCTCGAGGCCGAACCGGACATCTCGGTGATCGGCGACGCGGGCACCGTCGACCACGCCCTCGCCCGGGGTCCCGCGCTGCGCCCCGACGTCGCCGTCCTCGACGTGCGGCTTCCGGACGGCGACGGCATCTCGGTCTGCCGGGAGCTGCGCAGCCAGATGCCGGAACTGGCCTGTCTGATGCTGACCTCGTTCGACGACGAGGAAGCCCTGCTCGACGCGATCATGGCAGGTGCCTCGGGCTACGTCCTCAAGCAGATCAAGGGCTCCGACCTCGTCTCGGCGGTGCGCACGGTGGCGTCCGGCCAGTCGATGCTGGACCCCGCGACCACCGCCCGCCTGATGCGTTCACTGCGGGCCGACCCGGCCGACACCCCCGCCGTGCCGTCAGAGCTGGCGAGCCTGTCACCGCGCGAGAGGGACATCCTGGCCCTCATCGGCGAGGGGCTCACCAACCGCGAGATCGGCAAGAAGCTCTACCTTTCCGAGAAGACCGTCAAGAACCACATCTCCCGCCTCCTGGCCAAACTGGGCGTGCAACGCCGGGTCCAGGCCGCGGTCATCGTCTCCCACCTGGAGCAGCCGCAGGCGGGCGAACACCGGACCGGGTGA
- a CDS encoding helix-turn-helix domain-containing protein has protein sequence MAVDDVADTLAAMGPRLRAAREHRGATLTGVSCATGISPSTLSRIETGRRKPTLEVVLQLAKEYGVSLDELAGTAPAPAAEPRTAAPLSFGDDKAVVPLTRYVGGLHAHKHVLPTVEGPPARPRQVSHDGHEWLCVLYGRLWLALGDQDLVLAAGDVAEFDTRTPHGVANASPGGPVEYLIMFGPQGERLRPRTPPAAGRGSRQPNRAQAGREEQP, from the coding sequence GTGGCAGTCGACGACGTGGCCGACACGCTGGCGGCGATGGGGCCCCGGCTGCGGGCCGCACGCGAGCACCGCGGTGCCACGCTCACCGGTGTCAGCTGTGCGACCGGTATCTCGCCGAGCACGCTGTCGCGGATCGAGACCGGACGGCGCAAGCCCACCCTGGAGGTGGTGCTGCAGCTGGCGAAGGAGTACGGCGTCTCCCTGGACGAGCTGGCCGGCACCGCACCCGCCCCCGCGGCCGAGCCGCGCACCGCGGCGCCGCTGAGCTTCGGCGACGACAAGGCGGTGGTGCCGCTCACCCGGTACGTCGGCGGCCTGCACGCCCACAAGCACGTCCTGCCCACTGTCGAGGGTCCGCCCGCGCGGCCGCGGCAGGTCTCCCACGACGGCCACGAGTGGCTGTGCGTCCTGTACGGGCGGCTGTGGCTCGCGCTCGGCGACCAAGACCTCGTCCTGGCCGCCGGGGACGTCGCCGAGTTCGACACCCGCACCCCGCACGGGGTGGCGAACGCCAGCCCCGGCGGTCCGGTCGAGTACCTGATCATGTTCGGACCGCAGGGCGAGCGACTACGGCCGCGCACCCCTCCAGCCGCTGGTCGCGGGAGCCGCCAGCCGAATCGCGCCCAGGCTGGCCGAGAAGAACAGCCGTAG